In Anomaloglossus baeobatrachus isolate aAnoBae1 chromosome 6, aAnoBae1.hap1, whole genome shotgun sequence, the genomic stretch GTGCCCATTGTTGTCTCCCTTGGCGTTTGCTGGTGCCCACTGTTGCTGCCCTTTCTTTACAATTTAATCTTGTATACAGAAGTAGCAGAACAGACCTTGTTATTTCAGCACCAATCACGTAAAATAATGCAGAACCCGTCACCCTGCTGAAAACCACTTATTTTGCAaaatgacactctcagctctgctacgtctCTACCACTCAATCCATGCTAATTCACTCTACGCCTTATTTCGTTTTTAGTCCAATGACAAAGTGCAGTAAAAACAAAACTTCCCTCGCCCCCTCTATCAGGTCATCGCCTCCGCGAGCTGCCAATGTTCCATTACATGTAAGCCTGCGCTGCTCTGCTGTGGAGGGGAATCCGAATAAGGCTGTCAAATGATACAGACGTAGCAGAGTTGAGAGGGTGAGATTAGGCAGTGATGAGTGCGTAATATGGCATTGTCGCTGACCTAAGTGCCGTTTCTGAGCACAGGGCACAATCTGATATATTGCGAgaatagacaaacacagctctgctatttCAGCATCTGTTCGTTTTCCTGCGCCTGTTTTGCTATGAGCAATACGAGTGTAAACAGAAAAGAGCAAACACTCCGATGGAAATACTAATATTTGGGAGCAATATGGAAGGAGGGGGAGGAATCGCAGATTAGAGACCGTTGCACAACACTGTTGCACTTATCCATTACCCTAAGGAAAGAGGCACCTTGTGACCCGGGCCTCTAGCAAGTGTCTATTCCGTAGGAACCGGTAATCTCAGCCATAAATTAGGCACTTTTCACGTCCCACCTCGTGCCAGGTCTCACCTTTCTTTGTCAGAGAAGACGAATTTCCTCAGCTTGAGGTCTCCTAAGACAATAGACGATCGATGGCAGTGGGAAACGGCGCTGATGATCTGTCTAAATAACTTGGCCGCCTCGTCCTCGCCCAGCCGCTTGCAGCTTCGTACGTAGGAGTGCATGTCACCAAACTCCTTCTCAAAGAAGACATAGGCCTTGCTCTCTCCGTGGATGATCTCCACAATCCCGGTGATGTTCCGGTGCCACGGCAGGTGGATGTACGGTTGGATTTTTTTCTGGTAGTGCTTTAAAGGGAAAACCtgtaaaaaaaaggggggaaagatgaaaTTTAATACTTCAGATCCATACAAAGTGCATATCATAAATAATCCTACTCTACGGCACCGGTGACAGTAGCATATGGGCCCTGTAAGTGGCTTTTAATTGCCCCCTTTTTGCCCGGTTCCCTTTGCAGGGTGCACATTTTGGATGCATTTGCTTCTGCCTTGCATATATTGAGAGCAACCTAAAATAAAATCCCAAAATTTTTCTCCATAGCTAATGAGGATCCTGGACAAATCCGGATCTCCATATATTCCCCCGTCACTCAGCTTCTAGCAGGATTAAGGTTACCGGAGGGGATCAGCATTGACGTAGCTTGTCGAGTCCAATTAAATATCTGCAAAATGAGACGTCGGTTGAAGAATGTGATTGTGTCAGTGCATGAAAGCGAGGAGGATATCACATGTGAAGTGCACTCCGTCAGCAACTATTAACCACCTGGTGCACAGAGACCAGGCTGCAGGGGCCATAGAGGTCTAGTATGGGGTGGGATTGTCATGTGCAAGATGAGGCCCTTGGAATCACAGTGTTGGCTCCATCTTCCTTCTAGGTTCACTTCTGGCTTGGTCTCAAAAAACACTTGTTTTCTGCCCAAAAATCATGACGGCCCAGTGCAACCACTACTATACTGCGGAGGAGTCTCTGATGAAGGGCAGATGAGGTGACGGCACTGTGCACATACTCAACGCTCAAAACTAGGCCATCCTAACAAAGGCCACAATCAGACGGTGACTGTAGAACTACTGTCAAAGGTGATGGTCTACATCTCAAGAATTTGGAAAAAGAAGCAATCCATTCGGAAGTCCAAGCACTCATTCTTACAGGAAGGTATCCTGTGCCCCCTGGAGGGGCAATCACTTAACCAAACTGATTGTTCTGGGAACATTCAGGAAGCGGAAAAGACGGTTCCCCAGAGACACAGCATGGAACTCGAAACTGTGCACCCCTGAGGCAGCGCAGGAAGCGAAGAGGTGGCCCCCAGAGACCTCCAGGAGGAGAACACACTAGACACTGAGGTTTCTTGTCTACTTCAGACAATGCAATAACTAGAGTCTAATAGTCATGAATTTAGTTGTCACCTGGGGGTCTTTTGGGACAGACAATACAACATCCTGACTACCTAGGGAGATCCAACCCAGTCCAATACAGAAAGAATTTTTTCTAGCAAAGTGAGGTCACATTAGTTTGGGCAAGTCTGAGGGTCAGCAGCTCGTGAAGTTAATGTCCCATAACAATAGCCTGTGAAGGTAACATCCCCTAAACAACAATGACAAGTCACCAATCCCATAACGTGCCCAGCTAGTAGAATTGAGGTTCCAAGGAGCCAATGGAAATGTCTATATATGGGACGTTCTTTTCCGTTTGGTCTTCCCTAGGAGTCCTGCGACACCACAGTGAGGACTCACCGCTCTCTCAAGCTTCTCATGAGGATAAAGACAACAACCTGAGATCACCCCACAGCTCGCATTCCCCACAAGACTCTACAGACCACAGACAAAAGATAAGCCCATGtagactaaaaaaaaaatattcaggccGCCTTGGTCCTTTGGACTCCCATGGGATTGATGATGACTTTTGCTTTTGGGCTACCAAAGCTTCAGGGCACCCCTTACAGAGATTGAGTAAAGTCACCTTGAAGCAATTATGAGATCCTAAAGATAAACTGTGGAGGTCTTGGTGCTTCCTAGAGATCCAGCACCCCTCAAAATGTATGGCTACCATGATTTGTACAAGAATTTGGGGCTCTCATTGACTGTATGAGGTAGCCAAGACCTTGGGGTTCATATGAGATTGAGTAATGTCACCTTGAGTCTACTATGAGATCATATAGACAAAATTTTGAGTGCTCCCCTTCCTTGGGGTTTCCATGAGACACCAGGCTGAAGATCACCCTATGCCTTGGAGCTTTCGTGGAGCCAAGAGACTGAGTACCCCTTCTGGCTCTCAGACTAATTGCCCCCAAGACCTCAAAATGTATGGCTTCCATGATTTGTACAAGAATTTGGGTCTCCCCTTGACTGTAAAGGTAGCCAAGACCTTGGGGTTCATATGATGTCACCTTGAGTCTACTATGAGATCCTATAGACAAAAATCTGACTGCTCCCCTTCCTTGGGGTTTCCATGAGAGACCAGGCTGAAGATCACCCTATGCCTTGGAGCTTTCGTGGAGCCAAGAGATTGAGTACCCCTTCGGGCTCTCAGATTAATTGCCCCAAAGACCTCAGGATCATTGACTGTACAAGATATAGAGCTCAGCTAAGACCTTGGGGTTCCCTTGAGACTGAAGCCAACACACTGAGGTTAACCCAAGTTTTGGGGCTACAATGAGGATGCCCACATTGGGGACACCCTTAGCATCAAACATCTCCTGGTCCACAGTGCCCTGGGCTCACCTTACACTGCAGCTCCTCTCCAGTGTGCAGGTTGAGGGCTCTGGATACGTTCTCCCGGTCTCCAGCAGGTAGTAGAAGGTAATTCCCTATGCAGGTAGGTCCTTGAGGGGAAGAGCTGTGCAGAGCCGGGGGCTGTGGAGAGCCCGGGGAGGGCAGTAGTCCGCTGTCTGGAGGAGACTCGCTGAGCCGGGCGCATTTAGCAGGTGGCTCATCGCTCTCCAGCCTCTTGGGGTGCGCTCTGCAGGTGACCAGGCGGGGGGCTCCCACCCGGCTCTGCCGCGGCACATTGGCAATCATGAGTGATGCAAAGGGGGAGAACAAAGCGTcctaagaagaagaagaagaagtggcAATCATCCAGCAAGTGTGCAAGGTCCAGCAGAAGCAGAGGGCGCATCCAGTGCGCAAAGCTCATCCAGGGTCCTGAAGCTTAGGCACAGGCTTTCCTATGGGAGATGCAGCCTGGGTGAGCGCCTGACTACATCTGCTGTACAGCAGCAGCAGGATCACACTGACTATCACACATCCAGCTGAATGCACCCTCCTCCTCCTGGGTGACAGCAATGTGCCCTCCTCCTGGGtgactcaccccctctgacacactgTGTGTGGATTGTAAGGGGACCCACCTCCAGGGCTTGTGCAACACATTCATAATCACATTACAGTCATGGAAAGAGGAGGAGACAGCTGCAGGGGAGGCCATTCCTCTGGTTGCATCATTCCTCCTCGGCTTCTCACTGCCTGGGACTCAGTTACCTTCCTTTTCATCATGCAGCCCCTGACTGATCGCCCACCACAAGGATTGCACTGCAGGGATCGATTGCACTGCAGGGATCGATTGCACACCAGCGTGGACTATTGCATCTGCAGATGACAGCGCaagcagatgtagcagagtggataGTGATGTGTGAAAAAtgacaaataatatatatatatatatatatatatatatatatatatatatatatatatatatatatttagtcacttatatagcgctattaattccacagctctttacatacattggcaacactgtccccattggggctcacaatctaaattcactatgagtatgttttttggagtgtgggaggaacacaaacacggggagaacatacaaactccttgcagatgttgtcctgagtgggactagaacttaggacctcagcgctgcaagactgcagtgctaaccactgagccaccacaagactgcagtgctaaccactgagccact encodes the following:
- the TRIB1 gene encoding tribbles homolog 1, which gives rise to MIANVPRQSRVGAPRLVTCRAHPKRLESDEPPAKCARLSESPPDSGLLPSPGSPQPPALHSSSPQGPTCIGNYLLLPAGDRENVSRALNLHTGEELQCKVFPLKHYQKKIQPYIHLPWHRNITGIVEIIHGESKAYVFFEKEFGDMHSYVRSCKRLGEDEAAKLFRQIISAVSHCHRSSIVLGDLKLRKFVFSDKERTQLRLESLEDAHIMKGKDDALSDKHGCPAYVSPEILNTTGTYSGRSADVWSLGVMLYTLLVGRYPFHDSDPSSLFSKIRRGQFCIPDHVSPKARCLIRSLLRKEPSERLTADEILLHPWFEAATQPSYADQESSNTDQLVPDVPPNCDDLESFFC